The Longimicrobium sp. region CGCAACCGGCTCCGCCCCTGCCCGCGGCGCGACCGCCCTGGCCGCCCGGATCGACGCAATCCTCGCACGCCCGGCGCTCCGCCGCGCCGACTGGGGGATCGAGGTCCGCGACGCACAGACCGGCCGCGTCCTGTACCAGCGCAGCGCCGACCGGCTCTTCATCCCCGCCAGCAACCTGAAGCTGCTGGTGACCAGCACGGCCGCGCACCGGCTGGGGGCGGACTACCGCTACAGAACGACACTCTACGGCACCGGAGCGTTGCGGGGCGGCGTGCTGGAGGGCGACCTGGTGCTGTACGGGCGCGGCGACCCGCTCATCTCCGACCGCGGGGGCCGGCGGCGCACGGCGGTGTGGGAGGAGCTGGCCGACTCGCTGCTGGCGCGCGGCATCCACCGCGTCACCGGCGGCGTGGTGGCCGACGACTCGTATTTCGAGGCCGAGCACCTGCGCCCGGACTGGGAGGCGTACGACCTGCGCTGGTGGTACGCGGCGCCGGTGGGCGCGCTGGGCTTCAACGACAACTCGGTGCAGGTGCAGATCGCCCCGGGCGCGGTGGGCGAGCGGGCGCGGGTGAGCTGGCAGCCCGAGAGCGGCTACGTGGAGGTGGAGAACCGCACGGTCACCGTCGGCTCGGGGCGCCCGCGGACGGCGGACCTGGAGCGGGTGCCGGGGACGCACCGCATCCGCGCCTACGGCCAGGTGCCCGCGGGGTCGGGGACGGACGTGGAGTACTTCGCCGTGGCCAGCGGCGCCGACTACGCGGGAACCACCTTCCGCGAGACGCTGGAGCGCAAGGGGATCTCGCTGGGCCGCGCGGACGTGCGCGTGGTCTCCGATCCCGCGCGCTCCCCCGTCTCCGGCGCCACGCCGCTCGCCTCGCATCTCTCCGATCCGCTGCCGAAGGTCATCGCGCCGATCCTGCTGAACAGCCAGAACTGGATCGCCGAGACGCTGCTGAAGACGGTCGGGCGCGAGACGCGCGGCGAGGGGAGCTGGGACGCGGGGCTGGCCGCGGAGCGCGAGTTCCTGACGCAGGTGGTGGGGATCGACTCCAGCGACTTCCGGCTGCGCGACGGCTCCGGACTTTCCGCCGGCAACCTGGTGACGCCGCGGGCGTTCGTGAAGCTGCTGGCGTACGTGAACCGTGCGCCGGAGATGGCGATCGTCCGCGCCTCGCTCCCCGTCGCCGGGCGCGAGGGGTCGCTGCGGTCGCGCTTCACCGACCTGCCGGGGCGGGTGATGGCGAAGACGGGGTACAT contains the following coding sequences:
- the dacB gene encoding D-alanyl-D-alanine carboxypeptidase/D-alanyl-D-alanine endopeptidase, with the translated sequence MISRTPRATLALLAALHTATAAPAARAQAAPNLAPQAAEHATGSAPARGATALAARIDAILARPALRRADWGIEVRDAQTGRVLYQRSADRLFIPASNLKLLVTSTAAHRLGADYRYRTTLYGTGALRGGVLEGDLVLYGRGDPLISDRGGRRRTAVWEELADSLLARGIHRVTGGVVADDSYFEAEHLRPDWEAYDLRWWYAAPVGALGFNDNSVQVQIAPGAVGERARVSWQPESGYVEVENRTVTVGSGRPRTADLERVPGTHRIRAYGQVPAGSGTDVEYFAVASGADYAGTTFRETLERKGISLGRADVRVVSDPARSPVSGATPLASHLSDPLPKVIAPILLNSQNWIAETLLKTVGRETRGEGSWDAGLAAEREFLTQVVGIDSSDFRLRDGSGLSAGNLVTPRAFVKLLAYVNRAPEMAIVRASLPVAGREGSLRSRFTDLPGRVMAKTGYIGNVDSLSGFVTTDEGRTVIFSIIANKSGQPSARMKAGIDDVVRAIASTPAS